Proteins from one Peromyscus eremicus chromosome 8a, PerEre_H2_v1, whole genome shotgun sequence genomic window:
- the Socs3 gene encoding suppressor of cytokine signaling 3 — protein sequence MVTHSKFPAAGMSRPLDTSLRLKTFSSKSEYQLVVNAVRKLQESGFYWSAVTGGEANLLLSAEPAGTFLIRDSSDQRHFFTLSVKTQSGTKNLRIQCEGGSFSLQSDPRSTQPVPRFDCVLKLVHHYMPPPGAPSFSLPPTEPSSEVPEQPPAQALPGSTPKRAYYIYSGGEKIPLVLSRPLSSNVATLQHLCRKTVNGHLDSYEKVTQLPGPIREFLDQYDAPL from the coding sequence ATGGTCACCCACAGCAAGTTTCCCGCCGCCGGGATGAGCCGCCCCCTGGACACCAGCCTGCGCCTCAAGACCTTCAGCTCCAAGAGCGAGTACCAGCTGGTGGTGAACGCCGTGCGTAAGCTGCAGGAGAGCGGATTTTACTGGAGCGCAGTGACCGGCGGCGAGGCGAACCTGCTGCTCAGCGCCGAGCCCGCGGGCACCTTCCTTATCCGCGACAGCTCGGACCAGCGCCACTTCTTCACGCTGAGCGTCAAGACCCAGTCGGGGACCAAGAACCTACGTATCCAGTGCGAGGGGGGCAGCTTTTCGCTGCAGAGTGACCCCCGGAGCACGCAGCCAGTACCCCGTTTCGACTGTGTACTCAAGCTGGTGCACCACTACATGCCGCCCCCGGGCGCCCCCTCCTTCTCCTTGCCACCCACGGAACCCTCCTCCGAGGTGCCGGAGCAGCCACCTGCCCAGGCGCTCCCCGGGAGTACCCCCAAGAGAGCTTACTACATCTATTCCGGGGGCGAGAAGATTCCGCTGGTACTGAGCCGACCTCTCTCTTCCAACGTGGCCACTCTCCAGCATCTCTGCAGGAAGACCGTCAACGGCCACCTGGACTCCTATGAGAAAGTGACCCAGCTGCCTGGACCCATTCGGGAGTTCCTGGACCAGTACGATGCTCCACTTTAA